Part of the Diceros bicornis minor isolate mBicDic1 chromosome 17, mDicBic1.mat.cur, whole genome shotgun sequence genome is shown below.
GTCACCGTGCTCATCTGTGTGTGAGTTTGTCTGTGTTCATTCATGACGGCGGCTGTGCCCCGTGTGGGtagcactgtgtgtgtgtatgtgtgcatgtctcATCCTGGGTTTGTCCATGAGTGTGTATGTCAGTGTGTTCCAGTCTCTCTGTGTGAGTGTCGTCCCCAATCCCCCATCCCCCCCCTGGATCTCTAATTAGTGGTTTGGGGTTTGTTCCTTTTCCCTCCTGTTCCTTCCCTCAGCAGCGGCGGCGGGCGGCagcctcagcagcagcagcagcagcagaagcagcagcagccgaGCAGCAGCCaggactctggagtcagaataGGATTGTAGGACCGGAGCCTGAGTGGGAACAGGAGTGGAGCTGGCCTGGGAGAGGAGCAGAGCCCCCGCAGGCCCCTCAGGCCACCCCTCGCCTGTACTCCCACTGCCAGACCTCCAGAGAGACCCAGGACACCCAGCCCCAGATCCCCCAGGTACATGATACTGGGGAGCTCTGGGAGGGGCTCCCACAGATGCCTGTGGGATTGCTGGGGGCAGGGTGTGGGACACCTGGGCCCAAGGCCCTTCAGCCCTTCCCCTCAGCACCCCCAGGATGCCCTGACAACTTGCCCATGTTCCTACCCCACTGCCTCCACCCCTTCCCGGGAAGCCCTGTTTCTCCTCTCCCGCCCAGACCCCTTCTTTGGGGAGCTCAGCAAATGGAGCAGGAAATTTggaccctctgcctccctctctcgcCCTGCTCATTGGATCCGGAGGCTTCTCCGCTGGGAAAGCTGTAATTAGAGGGTGGATCCCTACAGACAGAGagcagcccccccaccccccaccccccagtcccTTCTAACTTTAGATCTCTTCTCCCATTCTcccattctccctccctctccctctccctctctctccggCTCGGCTCTCTCCATCTGCCTGGCTCCTTGGGACCCGTTCCCCAGCCTCAGGATGGCGTCCTCCCTGCTTGAGGtaactgcccctcctcctcccaggacACCAGCGACAATCTTAATGGTCCTAATCTCTGCCCGCCCCCCCCACCTCCCAACTCACACAGACAGTTGCTGTGGTGCTTGTCACTTCCAGGGGTCCCTCTGACGAGGAGAGAGGAGTGGGGTCAAGGGAGGGCAGGAGAAAGGGTTGGAGAGGGCAGGGCCAGAGGTCAGAGAGCAGTCAAAGGAAGATGAGGTCAGAAGAAGGCAGGGACCCCTAAGGTCAGCCAAGCACATGGACTCTGAGGGGTGGaaaagggatggagagaggaggaagaggagcggAGAGCGAGGAGAGAGGAGTGGGAGATAGACAAGGCCCAGcagaagggagagagagtgagaggatGGTTGAGTGCGCCCAGAGCAGCAATTGGGTATAGTTCCTTGGGGGTCCTCTCCTGGAACTCTTAGCCTAAGCAGCGTCTTGTCTGGTTTGtagtggggagggggctgggcctcTGGGCTGGTGTGTGTAGGAGAGGAGGTGAGCTATGAGAGAAGGCAGCAGGGCAGTCCTGTGCATGTGGGGGGGCTGACCAGAGGAACTGGGCCCAGGCCTGAGAGGGAACCAAGGAGGAGGCCAGGGTCTGAGGCCGCCTGCCCGGCTCACAAATATTTAGCTTTCAGCCAAAGACAAACTCAGCTCTATTTTGGGAGTGGGAGGCTCCAGGGCGTACTGGGCCACTTCCCCTCCAGGCTGGGACCCCAGCATCGCTTGCCTCTAGCACTGGGGATGGAGGGAACTAGGGTACCGTGGGGTCAGAGTTGGGGTCTTGAGAAATCACTGACTCTACCAGCGCGGCTGGGGCACTCAAGGCGCGTAGCTGGAAAGGGGGGACTCAGCCACTCAGAGCCTGTTTGAATGTCCTGAGTTCTCCCTGCTTCTAGGTCTCCGACTCTGCTTCTCTGTCACCATCTCTGTCCTGCTCTCTGGGTCCCTCTCAGGAATTTGGGGCCAGAGGACCCTCCCTTCAAGTTAGCCCCCTTCAGTGGCCTTGCACTTTTCGTATTCTTGGGCCCCTGAGAAGCTCCCATCTCCGCTCCCAGAGCCCTAGCTCTGGTCCAGGGGTGATGGGCCTGTGGGAAAGGTGTGTGTGGGACGGCGCCGGAGGGCTTCAACGTCTGTGTTCATTGGCCTGAGCGAAAGTGTCAGAATGTAAACCAGCGCGCCTGCACGTGTGGCTGGCTTTGTGAGAGCACaggcgtgtgtgtgtataagcaGGGCCATCTGAGTATCTGTTAGTCCaagtgaggaatggtgtgtgtgtaAGCCTGGGAGATAGTGAGTTTGTGACTGAGGGACTGGAATGCAAGCCAATAAGGTGGACACCATACCCCTTGTCACTACTTTGAACCCAGTCAGGGGTCCCCAGGTGTTGTGTTCTACCCCCCTGAGATGAGGGTAGATTGAGCAGCCTGGCGTCTCCCCACTAGACTCTATATTGAGCCATCATTGAAACACTGTGGTTGGTCTTGAGGAAGCTGGAGGACCAAGGTGCATGGAAATCCTGGGTCCACCCAGGGCAGGGGCAGTGTCACTGGGCATGGGCGTCATGCCAGAGTGGCCAGCGTGGCACTGgtgcctgggggaggggctgacCCAGAGGCCCGCTGGAAAGACACGGGATTGGGGTAGCGCTTGGCGAGAGTGTGTCATGGAAACTGGGTTTTCATGTCCCTCAGTCCCTGTGAGCTGGAGACGCCCCAACCCAGAGGCATTCCAgttcctctgtctctttctcctgttttttgGGCACATGGGCCCTCaactttccctctctcccctcccactacCAAGAAGCCCTCTGCCTGGTATGAGTGGGCTCTCTGGCAGTGGGAAGATCTtgggggctcagagagggaagcAGCTGCAGTTTGATGAGGGGCTCACCTGGGCTGAGAGGATGTGGGAGAAATGGGGGGCGCGGCTAGGTGGGGATGGAGAACTGGAAGTTGGGAGAACTAAGCAACTTGGGAGGAGGCTGGAAAAGCGGAGAACTGGAAACTGGGACGTGGGGTGCACAGAACCCCTGCCAGTCAGCCCTCAGATGTACAGTGAGCATTCAGTGGGAGGTCAGCCGGGCACTGTGAGCTCCCTGGAAAGAAGGGGCTCCCTTCCCTGCTGCAGAGAGCTGGGACAGctccttatcttgttcctttcCCAGAGACTCCCCCTTTAGCCTTTTCagcctgttttttgttgttgtttttaatgcaTGGTGGGGTGGAGGCAGGAGGAAAAACAGCTGGAAGGTGGGactcctgccccccgcccccgccagagGTAATACATATGATCAGGTATGGGGGCGCATCTTTAGAACCCTTAACCAGGACCCTCTCCCCAGTTCTCAGGAGAGCACAAGCAACAagagaaggaaattgaggctGTGATGAGACTTAGCCAGGTGCCCAGCTATCGGCGTCTGGACCGTATGAGAGGGTCTGGTGCCTTGtgcccccttccctgccctcaggggccCTAGGGGCCTctgctgcccagggctgggggctcctgttggcCTGGGGCTGCTTGCCTTCTTTCacccctcctttcctccccacaGCTGGGTGGGGTCCCTGGGCTTGGCTGAGGCCCCTGTGGCCACAGTGTGAGGGCCGGGCGGGGGGACGGCGTCggcgtttttaaaaataaaccgaCCGCAGGGAAACCAGCGGAGCCGGAGCCGGCCGGCtgggcagagggggagggggcggtcaggggagaaggagggaggagcggCCTGGTCTGGGGGTTTTCTGGGGCCCAGCACCCTGGTGCTTTGCTCTTAGGTAGGaatctgccttcctcctcctcctcttcctttccttttcctccgcTCCTTTCCTCTCTGTTTTCCTTTGCCTTCCTGGCCCAGTCTCCCTCCATCAcctctctttctttgtttattctgatttcctctttctccctcccttttgtctttttacttttctgctcttttgggtCCCTGCCATTTCGCCCCTTAATGCTGGTGTCCCCCTCTGTTCTCCCATTCCCCACCCATGGGGGCTTCATGTCAGGTCCTCACCCCACGCAGGGTCCATTGCTCCCTGTGTCTTTGGGGATCAGCCTCTCTCCTTCGCACTCCACGTTTCTACCTCTGCTTTCTGCCGGGATCTGACTCTGCCCCACTGGCTGCCCTGCCTCAGCCCCCCTCTGCTTGGGAGATCAGTGCTCCAGGCAAGGCCTCAGGGCTTTACCATGGCCAGATTTGAGAAAGCTTTTGGTGGCTCAAAATTTGGGAGTCCATGGGGTCAACAGGACCTGAGAGAAGTAACTGGGCAGGGGGAGCAGCAGGTTTGCACTTGGGGAACAGTGCAGGAGTGGTGATGGCACACACCTCTCGCTGCAGACGATCTCTGGGGTTGGTGTTGCACACACATACTGCATGCTAGGAGCTACCAGGCAGGGTTGGGGACCCTGGGGTCTTGGGTTCTTTTTCAGCTTCACGGGGAAGGCACCAGGTACATGGGCTTTTGAGGACCCCAGTCAGGAAATGTACAGGGTCAGCTTTTGAGGGCATCTTCTTTGGTGGGATTCTCAGTAATGGACGCCTGTCTATGCCAGCCGGGGCCTCTGGAGGGCATCTCCTCTTGGGATGTCCCGAGGCTGACCCAGGGAGGGGTACCATGAGCTCCTGAGGGATGGTGATGTCAGGGTGGTTCGGCCAGGTAGCATGATGGGCATGAGGggcattttgtgtttttaaaagatcccCATGCCAGCATCTACATATCTTCCTTCACTCACTGTGCTGGACGGGTGAAGAGAGATCAGCTACGCGGGCTACATATTAGGGGACACTGAGGCATGGAGGGGTGTGGCTGGGAGCCAGTAAGTTGGCCACCCCAATTCCCTGCCCTGGAGGGGCATGAGGACTTCGGGCTCTTCCCGCTCTCCCAAAGGCTCCATAAAGCAGGAGGTGCCCATTGCTCGCTTGAAAGACATTCTTGCCTCAGCCACAGTCCTGGCTTGGCGGCAGCCTTGTTCCCTCTCAATGTCCCAGTGTCTCCACCGTCGCTTCCTCTTGCTCCCCAGACCGAGTCCCTGCCAAGAGATTCCTTACCAGGGACATGAGGACAAGGCCTCAGGGAGGCCAGGCCACTGCCTTAGTCAGGAGATGAAGTGGAGACAGGAAGTGGAATATGGGGTAAAGCTGGGAAAATCTGGAAGGGGGACAACCACGGTCCCTAACACCTCGCCTTCTCCCCAGGCTGCTCTTTGGGCCTCATCTTTCCTCTCCAAGTCTCTGACATGGCCTCTGCTCTGAACCCACTTCCAGAGGCCAGGATCCCTAATTCTCACCTCATCCAGGTGCTGCCTCTAGCCCCAGCTCTTCTCCCGGCTATTTAAGAAATGTCTCCTGTTCTTCGGAGGCCCTTGCACACCCCCAACAACTGCACAATGAGCTCGGCTTCCTGCCTCCCGGGTGGGGGTGTTAGGCTGCTGTCTTGGGCCTCTGCTTTCCTTCCATGACTTCATCTGAGCTCTGCCCTGGGTCCCAGGCCTCACTGGCTCCCTCTTACCTCTAttctccatcttcttcaactcttCCTGACCCCTTTGTTCTGTCCTCCATGTCTCCTGGTCGCAGTCCTAGAGTCGGCTCTTCTTCCGACACTTTCCCCCTCCCCCTAAGCAGTGCCTCCCTCTCTCCACAGGAGGAAGCTCACTATGGCTCCAGTCCCCTGGCCATGCTGACGGCAGCCTGCAGCAAATTTGGTGGCTCCAGCCCTCTGCGGGACTCAACGACACTGGGCAAAGCAGGCACAAAGAAGCCATACTCTGTGGGCAGTGACCTTTCAGCCCCTAAAACCATGGGGGATGCCTACCCAGCCCCCTTTTCAAGCACCAATGGGCTCCTCTCACCAGCAGGCAGTCCTCCAGCACCCACTTCGGGCTATGCCAATGACTACCCTCCCTTTTCCCACTCATTCCCTGGGCCCACGGGCACCCAGGACCCTGGGCTACTTGTGCCCAAGGGGCACAGCTCTTCTGACTGCCTGCCCAGTGTCTACACTTCTCTGGACATGGCACACCCCTACGGCTCCTGGTACAAGGCAGGCATCCACGCAGGCATCTCACCAGGCCCAGGCAATGCTCCTACGCCTTGGTGGGACATGCATCCTGGGGGCAACTGGCTAGGtggtgggcagggccagggggATGGGTTGCAAGGGACACTGCCCACAGGCCCTACTCAGCCTCCATTGAACCCCCAGCTGCCCACCTACCCGTCTGACTTTGCCCCCCTTAATCCAGCTCCCTACCCATCTCCCCACCTCCTGCAACCAGGGCCTCAGCATGTCCTGCCCCAAGACGTCTATAAACCCAAGGCGGTGGGCAATAGTGGGCAGCTGGAGGGCAGTGGTGGCACCAAGCCCCCCCGAGGCGCAGGCACAGGGGGCAGTGGTGGCTATGGGGGAAGTGGAGCAGGGCGCTCCTCCTGCGACTGCCCCAACTGCCAAGAGCTCGAGCGCCTGGGGGCAGCCGCAGCCGGGCTGCGGAAGAAGCCCATCCACAGCTGCCACATCCCCGGCTGTGGCAAGGTGTACGGCAAGGCCTCCCACCTGAAGGCCCACTTGCGCTGGCACACAGGCGAGAGGCCCTTCGTCTGCAACTGGCTCTTCTGCGGCAAGAGGTTCACGCGTTCCGACGAGCTGGAGCGCCACGTGCGCACTCACACCCGGGAGAAGAAGTTCACCTGCCTGCTCTGCTCCAAGCGCTTCACCAGGAGCGACCACCTGAGCAAACACCAACGCACCCATGGCGAGCCAGGCCCAGGCCCCCCTCCCAGCGGCCccaaggagctgggggagggccgCAGCGCGGGGGAAGAGGAGGCCAGCCAGACGCCCCGAGCTTCAGCCTCGCCAGCACCCCCAGAGAAAGCCCCTGGAGGCAGCCCGGAGCAGAGCAACCTGCTGGAGATCTGAGCTGGGTGGAGGGTCTCCAGCCCCAGCGCTGCCTTGCCAGCCTCTCTTGGCTCCGTGGACCACTGCTTGCCCCTCACTCCCTTCGTCCTGAGCATGCTGCCCTTTggggctctctctgtctctcctctggcCATTCTGGGCCTGGGTTTCACCCTGCATGCCTCCTCAGcccacctcctccccaggccGTGAGCCTGTTCTGCGAACTCTCATCTCAGGCCCTCACCTTGTGCCTGATTTCTGCACTCTGGCTTCCTAAGCCCTTCCCTCGCCCCTGCTCACAGCCTCTCTCGCCTCTCCTCTCACCACACCAACTCACTTTCCTTCCATTTGGCTCCCAACAGTTTATTCCTCCATCTCACTAACTCCTTGACATGCAACCTTTCTGCTTCCCAAGCTTGTTTACCACTATCCCTTAGCTTTCAGGCTCCAGTCTTCCCAGCTTCTTATTCCACTGCTATCCATGCTCCGGAGCGTTCTTCCTTTTTACAAacacaatgatgatgatgatgatgatgatgatgataatttatTGCCCCCTGGTGGCCTCTTCATTAGGGACCAGAGTTAGGGGGACTGGGGTTAGTGACCTGGCAGGAAGCAGGGTGCCAAAAGGGGGGCAGACCAGTGGGGTTCTGATCCCAAAGATGGGGTGACCCCAGGGTCAGGGAGGCTGCCCCCAGGCCTGTATATTTAACCCCTATgttccaagagaaatgaatagtaataataataattctatttATCTAAGTTATGATGACAGGTCAggtagagtgagctggggagggaaggaggtcCATTTCTGCTATGGAAATTTTAGCCAAATGCATCTCTGTATAGAAAAAGTGTTAGTGGAGATCTTGTTAATAGAATTTCTATCGTCAGGGTCTCAGTTAATGGGGTTTCTCTTTTAATGGAATCTCTGCTAATAGGATTGGTTAGCAAGATCTGTTAAAGAGTTGATGGGGGTATCTCTCAGTTAGGGGATCCCTAATATCCCCAGCCCCAGCCAGAAGCTGTGAAACCTCAAGTCCTATGGAGGGGAGGACTGGAATGTTCCCCAGCTCCCTTGACCCCAGAGCAGGTTCTTCCACTGCCCCTCCCCTGACTCCGTGATCCCATCAGGCTAATCCCTTGTTGCCATGGTTACGGAGAGCTTGGAGTTGCCATCCTAGACACGCTCTTTGGGGAAGTCCACCTACCAGGAGGAGACGTTGGTTTGGAGGTGATTCTCCTGAAGAATAGGTGGGGAAATCTTTCTCTGGGATCAGATTCAAATaaatcaagtatttattgagtgcctcctctgtgcaaggcactgtgctgggctggTGCCTGGAAGCCACGAGAAAGAGGAATTGATAGAGCTAGGAGGACAGAGGCCCCCAAGCTGATTTGGGGGTGCGTTTACAGGCCCCCAACCTGGGACTCCCGATGCTCCCAGCTCCACCTCCAGTGACTTTTAAAGCCGCTTTGTGCCTTTGAATGCCTTTTCTGTGACTTCGGATCCTCCTTTTCTATCTCCTGCTCCCTTAAGGCCCCGAGTTAAAGGGTGAAAGCCGCCGGACCTCGGGGAGAGGGTCATATTGTGGAAAGGAAGGGATCACACCCTCgtggagtctttttttttaatttaataaataaaagttcGATTTTAAATTTCGTCCTGGTGAGAAACAGGGAAGACGAAGGGAGAACGGTGAACCGCAGGATTTTCCCTTGGCAAACTGGGGACTTCCCATGGGCATTCTATTGGGCACGTCTGCACGTTATGCCC
Proteins encoded:
- the SP7 gene encoding transcription factor Sp7, with product MASSLLEEEAHYGSSPLAMLTAACSKFGGSSPLRDSTTLGKAGTKKPYSVGSDLSAPKTMGDAYPAPFSSTNGLLSPAGSPPAPTSGYANDYPPFSHSFPGPTGTQDPGLLVPKGHSSSDCLPSVYTSLDMAHPYGSWYKAGIHAGISPGPGNAPTPWWDMHPGGNWLGGGQGQGDGLQGTLPTGPTQPPLNPQLPTYPSDFAPLNPAPYPSPHLLQPGPQHVLPQDVYKPKAVGNSGQLEGSGGTKPPRGAGTGGSGGYGGSGAGRSSCDCPNCQELERLGAAAAGLRKKPIHSCHIPGCGKVYGKASHLKAHLRWHTGERPFVCNWLFCGKRFTRSDELERHVRTHTREKKFTCLLCSKRFTRSDHLSKHQRTHGEPGPGPPPSGPKELGEGRSAGEEEASQTPRASASPAPPEKAPGGSPEQSNLLEI